The following are from one region of the Moritella sp. 24 genome:
- the tolR gene encoding protein TolR translates to MQPYQRKRRRPVAEINVVPYIDVMLVLLIIFMVTAPLVTQGVLVDLPQAQAEALSEDSKPPIVASVDKDGLYYLDVGDGDKSPMSPDDLATLVAAHLKLQPDTPVVVKGDGSVAYEQVIRLMVVLQQAGAPSVGLMTDPVE, encoded by the coding sequence ATGCAGCCTTATCAACGCAAACGTAGACGACCTGTTGCGGAAATTAATGTCGTACCTTACATCGATGTGATGTTGGTACTACTTATTATCTTTATGGTGACAGCACCATTAGTTACTCAAGGTGTGCTTGTTGATTTACCTCAAGCACAAGCTGAAGCATTATCAGAAGACAGTAAGCCGCCAATTGTTGCTTCTGTTGATAAAGACGGTCTGTATTATCTTGATGTGGGCGATGGTGATAAGTCACCTATGTCTCCAGATGATTTAGCTACTTTGGTTGCTGCACACTTGAAATTACAACCGGACACACCTGTTGTAGTTAAAGGGGATGGGTCTGTTGCTTATGAACAAGTTATTCGTTTAATGGTTGTTTTACAGCAAGCTGGCGCTCCCTCTGTTGGTCTAATGACTGACCCTGTAGAGTAA
- the tolQ gene encoding protein TolQ — protein sequence MEPADISFFGLFWEASLLVKAVMLLLLSMSVASWAMIFHRSKVLTQASEASKRFEDRFWSGIDLSKLYKESEARKNNIQGMELIFHSGFREYVRIHNANQENTDAIMDGSHRAMRVALSREVDDLEVNLNNLATIGSISPYIGLFGTVWGIMSSFIALGAVQQATLAMVAPGIAEALIATAMGLFAAIPAVIAYNRFSNTVMRIENNYANFMEEFSSILHRQTLAKRTQD from the coding sequence GTGGAACCTGCTGACATTTCATTTTTTGGTCTTTTTTGGGAAGCTAGCCTATTGGTTAAAGCGGTAATGCTATTATTGCTTTCCATGTCCGTAGCATCATGGGCTATGATTTTTCATCGTTCAAAAGTTTTAACGCAAGCAAGTGAAGCGTCAAAGCGATTTGAAGATAGATTTTGGTCTGGTATCGACTTATCAAAATTATATAAAGAAAGTGAAGCCCGAAAGAATAATATTCAAGGAATGGAATTAATTTTCCACTCTGGCTTTAGAGAATATGTACGTATTCATAATGCAAACCAAGAGAATACAGATGCGATCATGGATGGCAGTCATCGTGCGATGCGAGTGGCTTTATCTCGTGAAGTTGATGATCTTGAAGTTAATTTAAATAACTTGGCGACCATAGGTTCTATTAGTCCTTATATCGGTCTATTCGGGACTGTATGGGGTATCATGAGTTCATTTATTGCGTTAGGTGCTGTACAACAAGCCACTCTTGCGATGGTTGCACCGGGTATTGCAGAAGCGTTGATTGCAACCGCAATGGGCTTATTTGCCGCTATTCCTGCTGTTATAGCTTATAACCGATTCTCTAATACTGTCATGAGAATAGAAAATAATTACGCTAACTTCATGGAAGAGTTCTCAAGTATTTTACATCGCCAAACATTGGCTAAACGAACGCAGGACTAA
- the ybgC gene encoding tol-pal system-associated acyl-CoA thioesterase: MQNEIVQNEFNVRVYFEDTDAGGVVYHSNYLNYAERARTEMLRNKGFSQAQLLQSDIAFVVRKIDIDYRYSAYLDDLLIIKSHIKELKRASLVFSQSIYHENGKLLSELTVKVACIQLSHKKPCAMPTEIIRKLTSGTC, encoded by the coding sequence ATGCAAAATGAAATAGTACAAAATGAATTCAATGTGCGAGTTTATTTTGAAGATACTGATGCTGGTGGCGTGGTTTATCACAGTAATTATTTAAATTACGCTGAACGCGCAAGAACCGAAATGTTACGTAATAAGGGCTTTTCGCAAGCGCAACTATTACAGAGTGACATTGCATTTGTGGTTCGCAAAATAGATATAGATTATCGTTATTCCGCATACCTTGACGATTTATTAATTATAAAATCACATATCAAGGAACTAAAACGCGCATCTCTGGTCTTTTCTCAGAGTATTTATCATGAAAATGGTAAGTTGTTATCAGAATTAACAGTTAAAGTGGCGTGCATTCAATTATCACATAAGAAACCTTGTGCGATGCCGACAGAAATTATAAGGAAACTTACCAGTGGAACCTGCTGA
- the ruvB gene encoding Holliday junction branch migration DNA helicase RuvB has protein sequence MIEADRLISGGVIREEEVIDRAIRPKMLSDYQGQDHVRDQMEIFIEASKRRDDALDHLLIFGPPGLGKTTLANIVANEMGVSIKTTSGPVLEKAGDLAALLTNLEPHDVLFIDEIHRLNPSIEEILYPAMEDYQLDIMIGEGPSARSIKLDLPPFTLIGATTRAGSLTSPLRDRFGIVQRLEFYKVEDLQDIVLRSANCLELNMDSAGALEIARRSRGTPRIANRLLRRVRDYAEVKHDGDIDAEISSAALSMLDVDTCGFDYMDRKLLIAIVDTFSGGPVGLDNVAAAIGEERETIEDVLEPYLIQQGFLQRTPRGRIATPRAYLHLGFDYPEK, from the coding sequence GTGATTGAAGCTGATCGATTAATTTCTGGCGGTGTTATCCGCGAAGAAGAAGTCATAGACCGTGCAATCCGACCTAAGATGTTATCGGATTACCAAGGTCAAGATCACGTACGTGATCAAATGGAAATTTTTATTGAAGCCAGTAAACGTCGTGATGATGCATTGGATCATTTATTAATTTTTGGTCCACCCGGATTAGGTAAAACCACATTAGCAAATATTGTGGCGAACGAGATGGGTGTGAGCATTAAAACCACATCTGGGCCGGTATTAGAGAAAGCAGGCGATTTAGCTGCGTTGTTAACGAATCTTGAACCCCATGACGTATTATTTATTGATGAGATCCACCGTCTTAATCCATCAATTGAAGAAATACTATATCCAGCAATGGAAGATTATCAATTAGATATCATGATTGGTGAAGGCCCGTCTGCACGTTCTATCAAGCTTGATTTACCGCCTTTCACACTTATCGGTGCAACGACACGTGCAGGTTCATTAACATCGCCATTGCGTGACCGCTTTGGTATTGTTCAGCGCCTTGAGTTTTATAAAGTTGAAGATCTACAAGATATCGTTTTACGTTCGGCAAATTGTTTAGAATTGAACATGGACAGTGCTGGTGCGTTAGAAATAGCGAGACGCTCACGTGGAACACCACGTATTGCTAACCGCTTGTTACGCCGTGTACGTGATTACGCGGAAGTTAAACACGATGGCGATATCGATGCCGAGATCTCATCAGCTGCACTCAGCATGCTTGATGTTGATACCTGTGGTTTTGATTACATGGATCGTAAACTGTTAATTGCGATTGTTGATACCTTCTCTGGTGGCCCTGTTGGTTTAGATAACGTGGCAGCTGCAATTGGTGAAGAGCGTGAAACGATTGAAGATGTACTTGAACCTTACCTTATTCAACAAGGTTTTTTACAACGTACACCGCGTGGACGTATTGCAACACCGCGTGCTTATCTGCATTTAGGCTTCGATTACCCAGAAAAGTAA
- the ruvA gene encoding Holliday junction branch migration protein RuvA, with protein MIGRLRGTLLEKQPPEILLEVNGVGYEVQLPMSCFYELGDVDSEVIVYTHFVVREDAQLLYGFNNKMERLMFRELIKVNGVGPKLALAILSGMTANQFAHCVEHDDINSLVKLPGVGKKTAERLLVEMRDRLKNWVTQDLFTPEADKAQLQGYGNTSSNAIEEAEDALVGLGYKPAQVAKMIKQVAQPSMSCEDIIRLALRATLQN; from the coding sequence GTGATTGGACGTTTACGTGGCACCTTATTAGAAAAGCAACCACCAGAGATTTTACTTGAAGTAAACGGTGTCGGTTATGAAGTTCAATTACCGATGAGCTGTTTTTATGAATTGGGCGATGTCGATTCAGAAGTGATTGTTTACACCCACTTTGTTGTTCGAGAAGATGCGCAATTACTTTACGGTTTTAATAATAAAATGGAACGTTTGATGTTCCGTGAATTAATTAAAGTAAACGGTGTTGGTCCTAAGTTAGCGCTCGCTATTTTGTCTGGCATGACAGCCAATCAGTTTGCACACTGTGTTGAACATGATGATATTAACAGTTTGGTTAAGTTACCTGGTGTGGGTAAAAAGACTGCGGAACGTTTATTGGTGGAAATGCGTGATCGTCTGAAAAACTGGGTTACTCAAGATTTATTTACACCAGAAGCAGATAAAGCGCAATTACAAGGTTATGGCAATACGTCGTCAAATGCGATTGAAGAAGCTGAAGATGCCTTGGTTGGACTTGGTTATAAACCAGCTCAAGTTGCGAAGATGATTAAACAAGTTGCACAACCAAGCATGAGTTGTGAAGATATCATTCGTCTTGCATTACGCGCTACCTTACAGAATTAA
- the ruvC gene encoding crossover junction endodeoxyribonuclease RuvC yields MSIILGIDPGSRITGYGVIRHVQGKFQYLGSGCIRTSGDSLPERLKQIHAGVSEIIIQFQPDKFAIEDVFMGKNAASALKLGQARGAAIVAAVSADLEVGEYTARQIKQAVVGNGGADKEQVQQMVVNLLKLAGTPQADAADGLAVALCHAQSLRTLINMAGKVKGTARGRFN; encoded by the coding sequence ATGAGCATTATTCTTGGTATTGATCCGGGTTCTCGAATCACTGGATACGGTGTGATCCGGCATGTACAGGGCAAATTTCAGTATCTAGGCAGTGGTTGTATCCGTACATCGGGTGACTCGTTACCTGAGCGGTTAAAACAAATTCATGCAGGGGTAAGTGAAATTATTATTCAATTTCAACCTGATAAATTTGCGATTGAAGATGTATTTATGGGTAAGAATGCCGCGTCAGCATTAAAATTGGGTCAAGCCCGTGGTGCTGCAATTGTTGCAGCTGTATCAGCTGATTTAGAAGTGGGTGAGTATACCGCTAGGCAGATTAAACAAGCTGTTGTTGGTAATGGTGGGGCGGATAAAGAGCAAGTTCAGCAAATGGTCGTTAATCTGCTTAAACTAGCGGGTACACCACAAGCAGATGCTGCGGATGGATTAGCGGTTGCTTTATGTCACGCTCAGAGCTTACGCACCTTAATAAACATGGCTGGTAAAGTGAAGGGCACTGCACGTGGTCGCTTTAATTAA
- a CDS encoding glutaredoxin family protein, which yields MKRVVLYTQKKCPNCDTAKRYLDEKKIPYRLCSVNEPRGSKELASIGGRGVPTLKIGDQVLRGFSIKSFESMYRS from the coding sequence ATGAAAAGAGTCGTATTATATACGCAAAAGAAGTGTCCAAATTGTGATACGGCAAAGCGCTACTTAGATGAGAAGAAAATCCCTTACCGCTTATGCAGCGTGAATGAACCACGCGGCAGTAAAGAACTCGCTTCAATTGGTGGCCGTGGTGTACCAACACTCAAGATAGGCGATCAAGTACTACGTGGTTTTTCAATCAAATCATTTGAAAGCATGTATCGCAGTTAA
- a CDS encoding cytochrome b562 encodes MKNRFAQIGLIITLLFSTFVNSAEIDSIDLKVTMKQMRLAYTQAMKTTSADEFNVRIDEMSKMLAVAQSYNFSPDRAEMSNQGLNKVESVLNSIQKVDVTEANLDLAKSKLEQVDSLRKEYHKKSKPSVWQLIFG; translated from the coding sequence ATGAAAAACCGTTTTGCTCAGATAGGTCTTATCATTACTTTATTGTTTTCAACGTTTGTAAATAGCGCAGAAATAGACAGTATCGACCTTAAAGTCACCATGAAACAAATGAGATTAGCGTATACTCAAGCAATGAAAACCACATCTGCGGATGAGTTTAACGTGCGTATTGATGAAATGAGTAAAATGCTTGCCGTTGCACAAAGCTATAACTTTTCACCAGATCGCGCAGAGATGTCAAATCAAGGTTTAAATAAAGTTGAGTCTGTGCTTAATAGCATTCAAAAAGTGGATGTAACTGAAGCCAACTTAGACCTTGCTAAAAGTAAGTTGGAGCAAGTTGATAGCTTAAGAAAAGAATACCACAAGAAAAGTAAGCCTAGCGTTTGGCAACTGATTTTTGGTTAA
- a CDS encoding DUF2750 domain-containing protein, protein MSKTLDENQIATIQAYDEEKRLSYLLKEVTSERKIWILTDEHGCVMLNNDDEDCVPVWPNAEFAQAWATGEWKDCKTESISLAKWQSRWTSGLMDDDLAIVVFPNLDDEGLIMFPDEFDMALQKQAKKNR, encoded by the coding sequence ATGTCAAAGACTCTCGATGAGAACCAAATAGCAACAATTCAAGCTTACGATGAAGAGAAGCGCCTTAGCTATTTATTAAAAGAAGTAACAAGCGAACGTAAAATCTGGATCTTAACGGATGAACACGGTTGTGTAATGCTAAATAACGATGACGAAGATTGTGTGCCAGTATGGCCTAACGCAGAGTTTGCACAAGCTTGGGCAACAGGCGAATGGAAAGATTGTAAAACAGAATCGATTTCATTAGCTAAATGGCAAAGCCGTTGGACATCAGGTTTAATGGATGACGACTTAGCTATCGTTGTTTTCCCAAATCTTGATGACGAAGGTCTTATTATGTTCCCAGACGAATTTGATATGGCACTACAGAAACAAGCAAAGAAAAACCGCTAG
- a CDS encoding alpha/beta fold hydrolase, with amino-acid sequence MISNKLRLFTLFICFSLLSGCSIVRWQIDSAEEHLKSVGFEQHSLALEEGGTLSYWRGGKGQPLLLIHGFGGNAVTTWKNEMFELSKNYQVIAPDLTWFGDSFSAGEANLTTQTQAIWQLIDDLQLDNVNIASISYGGFITFNMLNNNLQDERINKAIIIASPGPYFSDDDLAALNQRFSVDSPEDFFVPKNSDELRRLFDGILVAPKMMPDFIADQIYQNYFSAWHKQKIAMIQSLQDDRDALLEIPITPTPTLLIWGEKDRIFPVENGIYLSKKIQAPLVVIPNTGHGVTNEQPDMVVHLIKTFIESETL; translated from the coding sequence ATGATTTCAAACAAACTAAGATTATTCACTCTCTTTATATGTTTCTCATTACTTTCTGGCTGCTCTATTGTTCGATGGCAGATAGATAGCGCTGAAGAACACCTTAAATCAGTGGGTTTTGAGCAGCATAGTCTTGCCCTAGAAGAAGGTGGCACGCTGAGTTATTGGCGTGGTGGTAAAGGTCAACCTCTACTGCTTATCCACGGTTTTGGCGGTAATGCAGTCACTACGTGGAAAAATGAAATGTTTGAGCTAAGTAAAAACTATCAAGTCATTGCACCTGATCTTACTTGGTTTGGTGACTCATTCAGTGCGGGTGAAGCGAATCTAACAACACAAACACAAGCTATCTGGCAGCTAATCGATGACCTGCAACTCGATAACGTCAATATTGCCAGTATCTCTTATGGTGGCTTTATCACTTTCAACATGCTGAACAATAACCTCCAAGATGAGCGAATTAATAAAGCCATTATTATCGCCAGTCCTGGGCCTTATTTTAGTGATGATGATCTTGCCGCATTAAACCAACGTTTTTCTGTTGATAGTCCTGAAGATTTTTTTGTTCCGAAGAATAGTGATGAATTACGCCGTTTATTTGATGGCATACTCGTTGCGCCTAAAATGATGCCTGATTTTATTGCAGACCAAATCTATCAAAATTACTTTTCTGCGTGGCACAAACAAAAAATTGCTATGATCCAATCACTGCAAGACGACCGAGACGCCTTACTAGAAATACCCATAACGCCAACCCCAACACTGCTGATCTGGGGAGAAAAAGATCGCATCTTTCCCGTCGAAAATGGCATTTACCTGAGTAAAAAAATACAAGCTCCACTGGTTGTAATACCAAATACCGGCCACGGGGTAACAAATGAACAGCCCGATATGGTTGTGCATTTAATTAAAACCTTTATTGAAAGTGAAACGCTATAA
- a CDS encoding ribonuclease H family protein, producing MSKKHYVVWKGVKTGVFDNWSETKAQIDGRSDAQYMGFPSKDEADQAFASTYTRALMKRSLAKEGSTGSGVKPKTTRSSSAPKSILSAAPQVADLNIYCDGACSPNPGKSGTGMAVYEKEQLTQLWYGLYEANGTNNSAELNGLLVAFRFAASHIQQGKTVQVLSDSRYSIDCITKWAKGWKNKGWKRGKNEEIKNLAIIQQCFTLYEQLKSNLIISHVKGHANIEGNELSDRMAVLARSQQEPKLVQYTKSINISEILAMPSG from the coding sequence ATGAGTAAAAAACATTACGTAGTGTGGAAAGGTGTTAAAACAGGTGTGTTTGACAACTGGTCTGAAACCAAAGCACAGATTGATGGTCGTAGCGATGCCCAATACATGGGGTTTCCATCAAAAGACGAAGCTGATCAAGCATTCGCCTCAACCTATACCCGTGCATTAATGAAACGCTCATTAGCAAAAGAAGGGTCAACGGGTTCTGGTGTTAAACCAAAAACAACTCGCTCATCAAGTGCACCAAAGTCTATTTTGTCTGCCGCACCACAAGTAGCAGACTTAAATATCTATTGTGACGGCGCTTGTTCACCTAACCCGGGTAAATCCGGTACGGGCATGGCTGTCTATGAGAAAGAACAGCTTACGCAGCTTTGGTATGGCCTATATGAAGCAAACGGCACGAATAACTCTGCGGAATTAAATGGTTTGTTGGTTGCTTTTCGCTTTGCGGCTTCTCATATCCAACAAGGTAAAACAGTACAGGTCTTGTCTGATTCAAGATATTCAATTGACTGCATCACTAAGTGGGCAAAAGGCTGGAAAAATAAAGGTTGGAAACGGGGTAAAAATGAAGAAATTAAAAACCTCGCGATTATTCAACAATGTTTTACTTTGTATGAGCAACTAAAATCTAATTTAATTATTTCTCATGTAAAAGGCCACGCAAATATTGAAGGCAACGAACTATCAGATCGCATGGCTGTATTAGCACGTAGTCAGCAAGAACCTAAACTAGTGCAATATACAAAGAGTATTAACATTAGTGAAATTCTAGCGATGCCATCAGGCTAA
- a CDS encoding M15 family metallopeptidase: MSTLWFKTLIPVIIGSASLSVSAANISELSQQVCNAMADAGTMSPAAPVQCDRLREVQFNYVDFQGKQHNDGSIIVMDAVSPYIAAIFDRLYTLEFPINKAVPIRHYQGDDNLSMADNNTSAFNYRPIAGKRSLSVHAYGLAIDINPKQNPFIEFGEQGEATFKPEEGSKYANRMQFRYGKDERQGFAEDVLATFADNGFLYWGGFWNTPIDYQHFQVSRNMANLMSTMPADNASQFFDNYVQWYQSCKASYPAAYAQHKVNDYVRYLEAKLDVDSLSTAFTQSPEKVIAAIQQPLKTSSVCVRD, from the coding sequence ATGTCAACCCTTTGGTTTAAAACACTAATCCCAGTAATTATTGGTAGTGCTTCATTATCAGTATCTGCAGCAAACATCTCTGAATTATCACAACAAGTATGTAATGCAATGGCTGATGCAGGAACAATGTCGCCAGCAGCACCTGTGCAATGTGACCGATTAAGAGAAGTACAATTTAACTATGTCGATTTTCAGGGTAAGCAGCATAATGATGGTTCGATTATCGTCATGGATGCAGTATCACCCTACATCGCTGCCATTTTTGATCGTTTATACACGTTAGAATTCCCGATCAATAAAGCGGTACCGATACGCCATTATCAAGGTGATGATAATTTATCAATGGCAGACAATAACACCTCTGCATTTAATTACCGCCCTATCGCAGGCAAGCGTTCGCTATCAGTACACGCTTATGGTTTAGCCATCGATATTAATCCAAAGCAAAATCCATTCATTGAATTTGGTGAGCAAGGAGAGGCGACATTTAAACCTGAAGAAGGCTCTAAATATGCAAATAGAATGCAGTTTAGATATGGTAAAGATGAACGCCAAGGCTTTGCTGAAGATGTATTAGCAACCTTTGCTGATAATGGCTTTTTATATTGGGGTGGTTTTTGGAATACGCCTATCGACTACCAACATTTTCAAGTAAGTCGAAATATGGCTAATTTAATGTCGACAATGCCTGCGGATAACGCAAGCCAGTTCTTTGACAATTATGTGCAGTGGTATCAATCATGTAAAGCAAGCTATCCAGCAGCTTACGCGCAACATAAAGTAAATGACTACGTGCGTTATTTAGAAGCTAAACTGGATGTTGATTCACTTAGTACTGCGTTTACCCAATCACCAGAAAAAGTAATAGCGGCGATACAACAGCCGCTTAAAACCTCATCTGTTTGTGTGAGAGATTAA
- a CDS encoding phosphate-starvation-inducible protein PsiE translates to MPSHLPKKFSQVFLKLFSYVEAVLLVAITIATIYAMANDFFHVYEERTVKLTDILLMFIYLEVLAMIQQFVVNGKIPVRYPIYIAIMAIARYVTLGMKELQSVDVVWLAIAALVLAVSTVIIRAGHFYWPYKSLGDE, encoded by the coding sequence ATGCCATCTCATTTACCTAAAAAATTTAGTCAGGTATTTTTAAAGCTATTTAGTTATGTCGAAGCAGTGCTACTTGTTGCGATTACGATTGCCACCATCTATGCGATGGCGAATGATTTTTTCCATGTTTACGAAGAAAGAACGGTAAAGTTAACTGATATTTTATTAATGTTTATTTACCTAGAAGTACTTGCGATGATTCAACAGTTTGTTGTTAATGGCAAGATACCTGTTCGTTATCCTATCTATATCGCGATCATGGCAATTGCGCGTTATGTGACGTTAGGTATGAAAGAACTGCAGAGCGTGGATGTTGTATGGCTTGCTATTGCGGCATTAGTATTGGCTGTATCGACAGTTATTATCCGTGCTGGCCACTTTTATTGGCCGTATAAATCGCTGGGCGACGAATAA
- a CDS encoding GGDEF domain-containing protein, with amino-acid sequence MRNIQKITIGIVIVTLIILVWYHFRANTKTYTITPDNFRFMNIDDSSKGGLSSSAIKFKEGKAYITCEVVKNSDYPWPYCELEISLSDNVFQGIDFSEYNKISLDIDYTTSHPNKRLRVYIRNSHPAYTRADERTSLKFNGIEYSPGFGDGKKAINLDTFQVLTWWIADNNIDIEHASTDFSNVPIIEIATASGVTEGSFEIIVNSIEFQGVWIKESTMLKILLYTWLLLIIGFILYEQSKLHQRLRKSHQRAAKLFKLNQRLTEKNVKFSELANRDPLTGALNRNAVQDWLKEMSQQVRWDKQDFSALFIDIDNFKHVNDRYGHQVGDDILREFVLLISANIRSSDYLVRWGGEEFIVFFPETNSHQAKHRAERIRNIVATHQWCHHNELTCSIGIAQMGDERITEMIARADEALYKAKSNGRNQVISANPVLS; translated from the coding sequence GTGCGAAATATTCAAAAAATAACAATCGGAATTGTTATCGTCACCCTAATTATATTAGTGTGGTATCACTTCCGCGCGAATACTAAAACCTACACGATCACACCAGATAACTTTCGCTTCATGAATATAGACGATAGCAGTAAAGGCGGTTTAAGCAGTTCTGCAATCAAATTTAAAGAGGGAAAGGCGTACATTACCTGTGAGGTTGTAAAAAACTCAGATTATCCATGGCCATATTGTGAATTAGAAATCAGCCTTTCAGATAATGTTTTTCAAGGCATCGATTTTTCAGAATATAATAAGATCAGTCTTGATATTGATTATACAACCAGCCACCCAAATAAACGACTGCGTGTATATATCCGCAATAGCCATCCCGCCTATACGCGCGCAGATGAAAGAACCTCATTAAAATTTAATGGCATTGAATACTCCCCAGGTTTTGGTGATGGAAAAAAAGCCATTAACCTCGATACTTTTCAAGTATTAACATGGTGGATCGCAGATAATAATATCGACATAGAGCATGCATCAACTGACTTTTCCAATGTGCCTATTATTGAAATTGCGACCGCATCGGGTGTCACCGAGGGCTCGTTTGAAATCATCGTAAACAGCATTGAGTTTCAAGGAGTATGGATCAAAGAATCAACCATGCTAAAAATACTGCTATACACTTGGCTATTATTAATCATTGGTTTTATTTTATATGAGCAAAGCAAACTACATCAGAGATTGAGAAAAAGTCACCAAAGGGCAGCCAAGTTATTTAAATTAAACCAGCGCCTAACTGAAAAAAATGTCAAATTTTCTGAATTAGCCAATAGAGATCCACTCACCGGAGCCTTAAATAGAAATGCAGTACAAGATTGGCTAAAAGAGATGTCACAACAAGTACGCTGGGATAAACAAGATTTCTCTGCACTCTTTATCGACATAGATAATTTTAAACATGTTAATGATAGATATGGGCATCAGGTTGGAGATGATATCTTACGTGAGTTTGTATTGCTTATATCGGCTAACATTCGTAGTAGCGATTATTTGGTTCGCTGGGGTGGTGAAGAGTTTATCGTATTCTTTCCAGAAACTAATAGCCACCAAGCGAAGCATCGGGCTGAAAGGATTAGAAATATCGTCGCAACACATCAATGGTGTCATCATAATGAGTTAACTTGCAGTATCGGTATCGCTCAAATGGGAGACGAACGTATAACGGAAATGATAGCTCGTGCTGATGAAGCCCTTTACAAAGCAAAAAGTAACGGTCGGAATCAAGTTATCAGTGCTAACCCAGTACTTAGCTAA